The Urbifossiella limnaea genome has a window encoding:
- a CDS encoding GxxExxY protein has translation MTENELAKIVVDACYQIHVRLGPGLLESVYARILEHELAKRGLQVRREVPIPFRYDDIEFDEGFRADLVVDDKLILELKSVESTAPVHKKQLLTYLKITGLKLGLLINFGAPLIKDGLFRLANGLAE, from the coding sequence ATGACCGAGAACGAGTTAGCGAAGATCGTGGTCGACGCGTGCTACCAGATTCACGTGCGACTCGGGCCGGGCCTGCTGGAATCGGTCTACGCCCGAATCCTCGAGCACGAGCTGGCGAAACGCGGCTTGCAGGTCCGCCGGGAGGTGCCGATTCCGTTCCGATACGACGACATCGAGTTCGACGAGGGGTTCCGGGCCGACCTGGTCGTAGACGACAAGTTGATCCTGGAACTAAAGTCCGTGGAGAGTACCGCGCCCGTCCACAAGAAGCAGCTCCTCACGTACCTCAAGATCACCGGTCTGAAGCTGGGTCTTCTGATCAACTTTGGGGCGCCGCTCATCAAGGACGGCCTCTTCCGGTTGGCGAACGGGTTGGCCGAGTGA
- a CDS encoding DUF1501 domain-containing protein, with the protein MLTRRRLLHDATFGIGSVALAHLLRQDRLLAQPPKPELERPHFDLRPKPPHHAPKARAMISLFMQGGPSHMDLLDPKPRLNQLDGQPFPGAVKYDNAAQASSKVLGSPWRFTKHGRAGLDVSELLPHTARVADDLCVVRSMHTGVNNHVQGIHALNTGRIVSGHPVLGSWVCYGLGSESQELPAFVALPDPASLPVSGVEHWANGWLPSLYQGTVARPREPRIPNLDPPPHLAGRPQAELLRYLDDLNRAHLAEHPGELDLDARIAGYGLAARMQTAAREAMDLSRESERTKALYGMDDPASAEYGARCLIARRLVERGVRVVQVFTSNQAWDSHGSIRTALPAVCRKTDQPCAALVSDLKQRGLLDSTLVAWGGEMGRLPVVQNDAGAARVGRDHNTYGFSWWFAGGGFKAGTVYGATDEFGHHAVVNPVSQHDLHATLLHVFGLDAKRLVYRRGTTELSLLNGQEGRVVTELLA; encoded by the coding sequence ATGCTCACCCGCCGCCGCCTCCTCCACGACGCCACGTTCGGCATCGGCTCCGTCGCACTCGCGCACCTGCTCCGCCAGGACCGCCTCCTCGCGCAACCGCCGAAGCCGGAACTCGAGCGGCCGCACTTCGACCTCCGCCCGAAGCCGCCGCACCACGCCCCGAAGGCGCGGGCGATGATCTCGCTGTTCATGCAGGGCGGGCCGAGCCACATGGACCTGCTCGACCCGAAGCCGCGCCTGAACCAGCTCGACGGCCAGCCGTTCCCCGGCGCGGTGAAGTACGACAACGCCGCGCAGGCCAGCTCCAAGGTGCTCGGCTCGCCGTGGCGGTTCACGAAGCACGGGCGGGCCGGCCTCGACGTGTCCGAACTGCTGCCGCACACGGCGCGCGTCGCCGACGACCTGTGCGTCGTGCGGTCGATGCACACCGGGGTGAACAACCACGTCCAGGGGATCCACGCGCTGAACACCGGCCGCATCGTCTCCGGCCACCCGGTGCTCGGCAGCTGGGTGTGCTACGGGCTCGGGTCGGAGTCGCAGGAGCTGCCGGCGTTCGTCGCGCTCCCCGACCCGGCCAGCCTGCCGGTCAGCGGCGTCGAGCACTGGGCGAACGGGTGGCTGCCGTCGCTGTACCAGGGGACCGTGGCGCGGCCGCGCGAGCCGCGCATCCCGAACCTCGACCCGCCGCCGCACCTCGCCGGCCGCCCGCAGGCCGAACTGCTGCGCTACCTCGACGACCTGAACCGCGCCCACCTCGCCGAGCACCCCGGCGAGCTCGACCTCGACGCCCGTATCGCCGGCTACGGCCTCGCCGCCCGGATGCAGACGGCCGCGCGTGAGGCGATGGACCTGAGCCGCGAGTCGGAGCGGACGAAGGCGCTGTACGGCATGGACGACCCGGCGAGTGCCGAGTACGGCGCCCGCTGCCTGATCGCCCGCCGGCTCGTCGAGCGCGGGGTGCGGGTCGTGCAGGTGTTCACGTCGAACCAGGCGTGGGACAGCCACGGGTCGATCCGCACGGCGCTGCCGGCGGTGTGCCGCAAGACGGACCAGCCGTGCGCCGCGCTGGTGAGCGACCTGAAGCAGCGCGGGCTCCTCGACAGCACGCTCGTGGCGTGGGGCGGCGAGATGGGCCGGCTGCCGGTGGTGCAGAACGACGCCGGCGCCGCCCGGGTCGGCCGCGACCACAACACCTACGGGTTCTCGTGGTGGTTCGCCGGGGGCGGGTTCAAGGCCGGCACGGTGTACGGCGCGACCGACGAGTTCGGCCACCACGCGGTCGTGAACCCGGTGTCGCAACACGACCTGCACGCGACGCTGCTGCACGTCTTCGGCCTGGACGCGAAGCGCCTCGTGTACCGCCGCGGCACGACTGAACTGTCACTCCTGAACGGGCAGGAAGGCCGCGTGGTGACGGAGTTGCTCGCGTAG
- a CDS encoding PSD1 and planctomycete cytochrome C domain-containing protein has protein sequence MTRTALALAAAAFLTSPLAAQPPRTPAFNADVRPILKSYCTDCHGEAEKLKGGLDLRLRRLAVAGGKSGPAVVPGKIAESLLVERVISGDMPPGKKKLSAAEIDVLRRWVAGGAAVEGPEPEKLAPGLAIAPEDRAWWAFQSVSRPPVPTAGHTIDAFVLAKLREKGLGFNRPADRVALLRRVTFDLVGLPPTPEEAEAFAADPDPRAYEKLVDRLLARPEYGERWGRHWLDVAGYADSEGGSPDDPVRTNAWKYRDYVIRAFNADKPFDRFVREQLAGDELVRPPYTNLAPADLDALIATGFLRMAPDGTGAAGADQKLARNAVLTDTVKITASAFLGLTVGCAECHNHRYDPIPQTDFYRLRAAFEPGFDLTAWKAPAARQVSLYTPDERAMAVAIEAEAGVLERARLAKQAEFIAATFEKELAKLPEDRRAAARAARDTPDAKRSPVQKKLMQEHPSLNVSAGSLYLYDAKAAAALKKMAEGAAEMRKKKPVEGFVRALTEVPGKVPQTVLFHRGDVEQPKGVVPPGGLAVLDDALPLTIPKALPPSGTSGRRLALANWLTDPRHPLTARVFVNRVWMHHFGRGLVGSPGDFGRLGERPTHPELLDWLAADFVANGWGVKRLHRLIVTSAVYRQSSVRDPKADAVDPDNRLLGRYPLRRLDAEAVRDATLATSGKLNAKAFGPPVPVMEDDAGLVIIGKANRDGAGYKLGDESVGVGDEFRRSVYVQVRRSRPLAVLAAFDPATTEPNCEARPSSTATPQALMLLNGEFAAAQAEAFAARVRRDAGADVEAQVVRAWKLAYLRAPTEGEAAAARSFLRGAAEAFAAQPAPPPQPKKGNAPLPEPPTPELRALAAFCQALLASNRFLYVE, from the coding sequence ATGACTCGCACCGCCCTCGCGCTCGCCGCCGCGGCGTTTCTCACCAGCCCGCTCGCCGCGCAGCCGCCGCGGACCCCGGCGTTCAACGCCGACGTCCGTCCCATCCTCAAGTCGTACTGTACCGACTGCCACGGCGAGGCCGAGAAGCTCAAGGGCGGCCTCGACCTCCGCCTCCGCCGCCTCGCCGTCGCCGGCGGGAAGTCCGGCCCCGCCGTCGTACCCGGGAAGATCGCCGAGAGCCTGCTAGTCGAGCGCGTCATTAGCGGCGACATGCCGCCGGGGAAGAAGAAGCTCTCGGCCGCCGAGATCGACGTGCTGCGGCGCTGGGTCGCCGGCGGCGCCGCGGTCGAGGGGCCGGAACCGGAGAAGCTCGCGCCCGGCCTCGCCATCGCGCCGGAGGACCGCGCGTGGTGGGCGTTCCAATCCGTATCGCGCCCGCCGGTCCCGACGGCCGGGCACACGATCGATGCGTTCGTGTTGGCGAAGCTCCGCGAGAAGGGGCTGGGGTTCAACCGCCCGGCTGACCGGGTGGCGCTGCTCCGCCGCGTCACGTTCGACCTCGTCGGCCTGCCGCCGACGCCGGAGGAGGCGGAAGCGTTCGCCGCCGACCCGGACCCGCGCGCCTACGAGAAGCTGGTCGATCGGCTGCTGGCGCGGCCGGAGTACGGCGAGCGCTGGGGGCGGCACTGGCTCGACGTGGCCGGGTACGCCGACTCCGAGGGCGGCTCGCCCGACGACCCGGTGCGCACGAACGCCTGGAAATACCGCGACTACGTCATCCGCGCGTTCAACGCCGACAAGCCGTTCGACCGCTTCGTGCGCGAGCAACTCGCCGGCGACGAGCTGGTCCGCCCGCCGTACACGAACCTCGCGCCGGCCGACCTCGACGCGCTGATCGCCACCGGCTTCCTCCGCATGGCGCCGGACGGCACCGGCGCCGCCGGCGCCGACCAGAAGCTCGCCCGCAACGCCGTCCTCACGGACACGGTGAAGATCACCGCCAGCGCGTTCCTCGGGCTCACCGTCGGCTGCGCCGAGTGCCACAACCACCGCTACGACCCGATCCCGCAGACCGACTTCTACCGCCTCCGCGCCGCGTTCGAGCCGGGGTTCGACCTCACCGCGTGGAAGGCGCCGGCGGCGCGGCAGGTGTCGCTGTACACGCCCGACGAGCGGGCGATGGCGGTGGCGATCGAGGCGGAGGCGGGCGTGCTCGAAAGGGCGCGGCTGGCGAAGCAGGCGGAGTTCATCGCGGCGACGTTCGAGAAGGAATTGGCGAAGCTGCCCGAGGACCGCCGCGCCGCGGCGCGGGCCGCGCGCGACACGCCGGACGCAAAGCGTTCGCCCGTGCAGAAGAAGCTGATGCAGGAGCACCCGAGCCTGAACGTGTCGGCCGGGTCACTGTACCTGTACGACGCGAAGGCGGCGGCCGCGCTCAAGAAGATGGCCGAGGGCGCCGCCGAGATGCGGAAGAAGAAGCCGGTCGAAGGATTCGTCCGGGCGCTGACCGAGGTGCCCGGGAAGGTGCCGCAAACGGTGCTGTTTCACCGCGGCGACGTGGAGCAGCCGAAGGGCGTGGTGCCGCCCGGCGGGCTCGCCGTGCTCGACGACGCACTGCCGCTTACGATCCCGAAGGCGCTGCCGCCGTCGGGCACGAGCGGCCGGCGGCTGGCGCTGGCGAACTGGCTGACCGACCCGCGCCACCCGCTGACGGCGCGGGTGTTCGTGAACCGCGTGTGGATGCACCACTTCGGCCGCGGGCTGGTCGGCTCGCCCGGCGACTTCGGCCGCCTCGGCGAGCGCCCGACGCACCCCGAACTGCTCGACTGGCTCGCCGCCGACTTCGTGGCGAACGGCTGGGGCGTGAAGCGCCTCCACCGCCTCATCGTCACGTCGGCCGTCTACCGGCAGTCGTCGGTGCGCGACCCGAAGGCCGACGCCGTCGATCCGGATAATCGGCTGCTCGGCCGCTACCCGCTGCGCCGGCTCGACGCCGAGGCGGTCCGCGACGCGACGCTGGCGACGAGCGGGAAGCTGAACGCGAAGGCGTTCGGCCCGCCGGTGCCGGTGATGGAGGACGACGCCGGGCTGGTGATCATCGGCAAGGCGAATCGCGACGGCGCCGGGTACAAGCTCGGTGACGAGTCCGTGGGTGTGGGTGACGAGTTCCGCCGCAGCGTGTACGTGCAGGTTCGGCGGTCGCGGCCGCTGGCGGTGCTGGCGGCGTTCGACCCGGCGACGACCGAGCCGAACTGCGAGGCGCGGCCGAGTTCGACCGCAACCCCGCAGGCGCTGATGCTGCTCAACGGCGAGTTCGCCGCGGCGCAGGCCGAGGCGTTTGCGGCGCGCGTTCGCCGCGACGCCGGCGCCGATGTTGAGGCGCAGGTGGTGCGGGCGTGGAAGCTGGCGTACCTGCGGGCGCCGACCGAGGGCGAGGCGGCGGCGGCGCGGTCGTTCCTGCGCGGCGCCGCGGAGGCGTTCGCGGCGCAGCCGGCGCCGCCCCCGCAGCCGAAGAAGGGGAACGCGCCGCTCCCCGAGCCGCCGACGCCCGAGTTACGGGCGCTGGCGGCGTTCTGCCAGGCGCTGCTCGCCAGCAACCGGTTCCTGTACGTGGAGTGA
- a CDS encoding alpha/beta hydrolase, giving the protein MRGALFLFSAVTLLTVAVVGRAADPPAKAERVKLWDGKAPQGDGTFEAADAFVTVHRPEKANGAAVVICPGGGYGGLVTGAEGHGIAAWLNKHGVTGVVLEYRLPKGRPFVPLLDAQRAIRTTRANAAAWRVDPAKVGIIGFSAGGHLASTAGTHFDAGDPTAADAAGKQSCRPDFVVLVYPVVSMGPKGHGGSRTNLLGKQPDEKLVTLFSNETQVTPKTPPMFLTHPKDDKVVAPDNSRMLYDALRAAKVPAEYLELPSGGHGLNGYKGPMWDAWQARSLAWLAEQKFLPQGAKD; this is encoded by the coding sequence ATGCGTGGCGCCCTGTTCCTGTTCTCGGCCGTCACCCTGCTCACGGTCGCCGTGGTGGGCCGGGCCGCCGACCCGCCGGCGAAGGCCGAGCGCGTCAAGTTGTGGGACGGGAAAGCCCCGCAGGGCGACGGCACGTTCGAGGCGGCCGACGCCTTCGTCACCGTCCACCGGCCCGAGAAGGCGAACGGCGCCGCCGTCGTCATCTGCCCCGGCGGCGGGTACGGCGGGCTGGTGACCGGCGCCGAGGGGCACGGCATCGCGGCCTGGCTGAACAAGCACGGCGTCACCGGCGTGGTGCTGGAGTACCGGCTGCCGAAGGGCCGGCCGTTCGTGCCGCTGCTCGACGCCCAGCGGGCCATCCGCACCACCCGCGCGAACGCGGCGGCGTGGCGCGTCGATCCCGCGAAGGTCGGCATCATTGGCTTCTCCGCCGGCGGGCACCTCGCGTCCACCGCCGGGACGCACTTCGACGCCGGCGACCCGACCGCCGCGGACGCGGCCGGCAAGCAGAGCTGCCGGCCCGACTTCGTGGTGCTGGTGTACCCGGTCGTGTCGATGGGGCCGAAGGGGCACGGCGGGTCGCGGACGAACCTGCTCGGGAAGCAGCCGGACGAGAAGCTGGTGACCCTGTTCTCGAACGAGACGCAGGTGACGCCGAAGACGCCGCCGATGTTCCTGACCCACCCGAAGGACGACAAGGTGGTGGCGCCGGACAACAGCCGGATGCTGTACGACGCCCTCCGCGCCGCGAAGGTGCCGGCCGAGTACCTGGAGCTGCCGTCCGGCGGGCACGGGCTGAACGGGTACAAGGGGCCGATGTGGGACGCCTGGCAGGCCCGGTCGCTGGCGTGGCTCGCCGAGCAGAAGTTCCTCCCGCAAGGTGCCAAGGACTGA
- a CDS encoding polynucleotide kinase-phosphatase: MTIRIPKLSLVVLVGPSGSGKSTFARRHFLPTEVVSSDACRAMVSDDENNQAVTPEAFALLHTIAGQRLALGRLTVVDATSVQPEARAPLVALARKYHCLPVAVVLDLPEHVCQERNRARPDRAFGPHVIRNQRAQLRRSLRGLQREGFRHVFVLDSVEAVEAAVVERVPLWNDRTADAGPFDVIGDVHGCADELELLLERLGYGRVAVEAAPGWGTVSYAHPAGRKAVFVGDLVDRGPRVLDVLRVVRNMVAAGSALCVPGNHDVKLLKKLNGRDVQVTHGLAESLAEIDALPPAVRDTLVPELAAFLDGLVSHYVLDGGRLVVAHAGLKQEMQGRGSGRVRDFCLYGETTGETDEFGLPVRHDWAAEYRGPAAVVYGHTPVPEPEWLNNTANVDTGCVFGGRLTALRWPEREFVSVAAARTYCAPARPFLPETEHAPALTAQQAHDDLLDAADVLGKRIVSTRLRGSVTIRENHATAALEVMSRFAADPRWLVYLPPTMSPCETSAEPGLLEHPAEAFAYFRSQGAPRVVCEEKHMGSRAVVVACRDEQAARERFGVVDGEVGVVTTRTGRRFFADADLERQLLERVRAAVAAAGLWESLGTTWVCLDCELMPWSAKAQELLKHQYAAVGSAGRAAVPRAVASLAAAAGRLTGDELDQIHRVAARTAERDAGVQKFVAAYRHYCWPVTALTDLKIAPFHLLASEGKVHTDKTHVWHMDTLAAVCRADPELLRATPFKVVDVTDPAGVAEGVTWWTDLTARAGEGMVVKPLDFVLRGPRGLVQPAVKCRGPEYLRIIYGPDYDAPENLSRLRARGLAHKRSLALGEFALGVEGLERFVRREPLRRVHECVFGVLALESEPVDPRL, from the coding sequence ATGACGATCCGCATCCCGAAGCTGTCGCTCGTCGTCCTCGTCGGCCCCAGCGGGTCGGGGAAGAGCACGTTCGCGCGGCGGCACTTCCTGCCGACCGAGGTCGTGTCGTCGGACGCCTGCCGGGCGATGGTCAGCGACGACGAGAACAACCAGGCCGTCACCCCCGAGGCGTTCGCGCTGCTGCACACCATCGCCGGCCAGCGGCTCGCGCTCGGCCGGCTGACGGTCGTGGACGCCACGAGCGTGCAGCCGGAGGCCCGCGCCCCGCTCGTGGCGCTGGCCCGCAAGTACCACTGCCTGCCGGTCGCCGTCGTGCTCGACTTACCGGAACACGTGTGCCAGGAGCGGAACCGTGCCCGGCCCGACCGCGCCTTCGGCCCGCACGTGATCCGCAACCAGCGGGCACAGCTGCGGCGGTCGCTCCGCGGCCTCCAGCGAGAAGGCTTTCGTCACGTCTTCGTTCTCGACTCCGTTGAGGCCGTCGAGGCGGCGGTGGTCGAGCGCGTGCCGCTGTGGAACGACCGCACCGCCGACGCCGGCCCGTTCGACGTCATTGGCGACGTCCACGGCTGCGCCGACGAGCTGGAACTGCTGCTGGAGCGGTTGGGGTACGGCCGGGTCGCGGTCGAAGCCGCGCCGGGCTGGGGGACGGTGTCCTACGCCCACCCCGCCGGCCGCAAGGCGGTGTTCGTTGGCGACCTCGTGGACCGCGGGCCGCGCGTGCTCGACGTGCTGCGGGTCGTGCGGAACATGGTGGCCGCCGGCTCGGCGCTGTGCGTGCCCGGCAACCACGACGTGAAGCTGCTGAAGAAGCTGAACGGCCGCGACGTGCAGGTTACGCACGGGCTCGCCGAATCGCTCGCGGAGATCGACGCGCTCCCGCCGGCGGTACGCGACACACTCGTGCCCGAGCTCGCCGCCTTCCTCGACGGGCTGGTCAGCCACTACGTCCTCGACGGCGGCCGGCTGGTGGTGGCGCACGCCGGGCTGAAGCAGGAGATGCAGGGCCGCGGGTCGGGGCGGGTGCGCGACTTCTGCCTGTACGGCGAGACGACCGGCGAGACGGACGAGTTCGGCCTGCCGGTGCGACACGACTGGGCGGCCGAGTACCGCGGCCCGGCGGCGGTCGTGTACGGCCACACGCCGGTCCCCGAGCCCGAGTGGCTGAACAACACGGCGAACGTGGACACCGGCTGCGTGTTCGGCGGCCGGCTCACGGCGCTGCGCTGGCCGGAGCGCGAGTTCGTGTCGGTGGCGGCGGCGCGGACGTACTGCGCGCCGGCCCGGCCGTTCCTGCCCGAAACGGAGCACGCCCCGGCGCTGACCGCCCAGCAGGCGCACGACGACCTGCTCGACGCCGCCGACGTGCTCGGCAAGCGGATCGTCTCGACCCGGCTGCGCGGCAGCGTCACGATCCGCGAGAACCACGCGACCGCGGCGCTGGAGGTGATGAGCCGCTTCGCCGCCGACCCACGCTGGCTCGTGTACCTGCCGCCGACGATGTCGCCGTGCGAGACGAGCGCCGAGCCGGGGCTGCTCGAACACCCGGCCGAGGCGTTCGCCTACTTCCGCAGCCAGGGCGCCCCGCGGGTCGTGTGCGAGGAGAAGCACATGGGCTCGCGGGCGGTCGTCGTCGCGTGCAGGGACGAGCAGGCGGCGCGGGAGCGGTTCGGCGTCGTCGACGGCGAGGTCGGCGTCGTCACCACCCGCACCGGCCGGCGGTTCTTCGCCGACGCCGACCTGGAACGGCAGTTGCTCGAACGGGTGCGCGCCGCCGTCGCCGCCGCCGGGCTGTGGGAGTCGCTGGGTACGACCTGGGTGTGTCTCGACTGCGAGCTGATGCCGTGGTCGGCGAAGGCCCAGGAGCTGTTGAAGCACCAGTACGCGGCAGTCGGCTCGGCCGGGCGGGCGGCGGTGCCGCGCGCCGTCGCGTCGCTGGCCGCGGCCGCCGGCCGGCTGACCGGCGACGAGTTGGACCAGATCCACCGCGTCGCGGCCCGGACGGCGGAGCGCGACGCGGGGGTGCAAAAGTTCGTGGCCGCCTACCGGCACTACTGCTGGCCGGTGACCGCGCTGACCGACCTGAAGATCGCGCCGTTCCACCTGCTCGCGTCGGAGGGGAAGGTCCACACCGACAAGACGCACGTCTGGCACATGGACACGCTCGCCGCCGTGTGCCGTGCCGACCCGGAACTGCTGCGGGCGACGCCGTTCAAGGTGGTGGACGTGACCGACCCGGCGGGCGTGGCCGAAGGGGTGACGTGGTGGACCGACCTCACCGCACGCGCCGGCGAGGGGATGGTGGTGAAGCCGCTCGACTTCGTCCTGCGCGGCCCGCGGGGCCTGGTTCAGCCGGCCGTGAAGTGCCGCGGGCCGGAATACCTCCGGATCATTTACGGCCCGGACTACGACGCCCCGGAGAACCTGTCGCGGCTCCGCGCCCGGGGGCTGGCGCACAAGCGATCGCTGGCCCTCGGCGAGTTCGCCCTGGGGGTGGAGGGGCTGGAGCGGTTCGTCCGGCGGGAGCCGCTGCGGCGGGTCCACGAGTGCGTGTTCGGCGTTCTGGCCCTCGAGAGCGAGCCCGTGGACCCGCGGCTGTGA
- a CDS encoding SGNH/GDSL hydrolase family protein — protein sequence MIRLALAAVVALLSTAPLAAQSVDALAGKRVVVLGDSNTQAGGYVGFTTYYLEKLYPEKTFDVLNLGLASETLSGLSEDGHAGGAFPRPCLFERLGRVLEKARPDVVFACYGMNDGIYLPPDKDRTAAFQKGVTRLVEQCHAAGVKQVYLVTPPVYDFTPKAGEFNYDAVLAEYARWETTLKTPGVRVIDLHTAMRKARDARAEPFSKDKVHFGDDGHLLVARTILAALGVKAPDEPLATIKADPLYRLVEQKRALRSAAWMRHTGYTREKTVRPEPLGSAEADASRLQEKIDALRRR from the coding sequence ATGATTCGGCTCGCACTCGCGGCGGTCGTCGCCTTGCTCTCGACCGCCCCGCTCGCCGCGCAAAGCGTGGACGCGCTCGCCGGGAAGCGCGTGGTGGTCCTCGGCGACAGCAACACCCAGGCGGGCGGGTACGTCGGCTTCACGACCTACTACCTGGAAAAGCTGTACCCCGAGAAGACGTTCGACGTGCTGAACCTGGGGCTGGCGAGCGAGACGCTGTCGGGGCTGAGCGAGGACGGCCACGCGGGCGGGGCGTTCCCCCGGCCGTGCCTGTTCGAGCGGCTCGGCCGGGTGCTGGAGAAGGCCCGGCCGGACGTGGTGTTCGCCTGCTACGGGATGAACGACGGCATCTACCTCCCCCCCGACAAGGACCGCACCGCCGCCTTCCAGAAGGGGGTGACGCGGCTCGTCGAGCAGTGCCACGCCGCCGGCGTGAAGCAGGTCTACCTCGTCACCCCGCCGGTCTACGACTTCACCCCGAAGGCGGGCGAGTTCAACTACGACGCGGTCCTGGCCGAGTACGCGCGCTGGGAGACGACGCTGAAGACGCCTGGCGTGCGCGTGATCGACCTGCACACGGCGATGCGGAAGGCCCGCGACGCCCGCGCCGAGCCGTTCTCGAAGGACAAGGTCCACTTCGGCGACGACGGGCACCTGCTGGTGGCGCGGACGATTCTGGCTGCCCTCGGCGTCAAGGCGCCGGACGAGCCGCTGGCGACGATCAAGGCCGACCCGCTGTACCGACTCGTGGAGCAGAAGCGGGCTCTGCGGTCGGCGGCGTGGATGCGGCACACCGGCTACACCCGCGAGAAGACCGTGCGGCCGGAGCCGCTAGGGTCCGCCGAGGCGGACGCGTCCCGGCTCCAGGAAAAGATCGACGCCCTCCGGCGGCGCTGA
- a CDS encoding 3' terminal RNA ribose 2'-O-methyltransferase Hen1, with amino-acid sequence MLLSITTTHRPASDLGYLLHKHPDKFQSFDLSFGRVHAYYPEAGDDRCTACLLLDVDAVGLVRGRSPDQDFLLAQYVNDRPYVASSFLSVAVAQVFGSALQGKCKDRPELAAAPIPLEARLDVLPVRGGEAFLRAVFEPLGYAVEATRHPLDEHFPEWGESPYFSVAVRHTVTLSELLTHLYVLVPVFDARKHYYVGDDELEKLLAKGAGWLTRHPAKDEIARRYLGNRPSLVRQALGRLVDEEEAGEDESPEKQQAEERLEKPTRLNDQRLGAVVAALRGSGARRVLDLGCGEGKLLRELLKDRQFEEILGLDVSVRSLEIASRRLKMERLPDAQAKRLKLLHGSLTYRDKRLEGFDAAAVVEVIEHLDPPRLRAFERVLFECARPGTVVLTTPNREFNVTWEALPAGQFRHADHRFEWTRREFQDWAAGVAARHGYAVRFLPVGPEHPEHGPPTQMGVFDLAQSR; translated from the coding sequence ATGCTGCTGTCGATCACCACGACCCACCGCCCGGCGTCCGACCTGGGCTACCTCCTCCACAAGCACCCGGACAAGTTCCAGTCCTTCGACCTGAGCTTCGGCCGGGTCCACGCCTACTACCCCGAGGCCGGCGACGACCGCTGCACCGCCTGCCTGCTGCTGGACGTGGACGCCGTCGGCCTCGTCCGCGGGCGGAGCCCGGACCAGGACTTCCTCCTCGCCCAGTACGTTAACGACCGGCCGTACGTCGCGTCGTCGTTCCTGAGCGTCGCCGTCGCGCAGGTGTTCGGCTCGGCGCTGCAAGGCAAGTGCAAGGACCGCCCCGAGCTGGCGGCGGCGCCAATCCCGCTCGAAGCCCGGCTCGACGTGCTGCCCGTGCGCGGCGGCGAGGCATTCCTGCGCGCCGTGTTCGAGCCGCTGGGGTACGCGGTCGAGGCGACCCGCCACCCGCTCGACGAGCACTTCCCCGAGTGGGGCGAGAGCCCGTACTTCTCCGTCGCCGTCCGGCACACCGTAACACTGTCGGAGTTGCTGACGCACCTGTACGTGTTGGTTCCGGTGTTCGACGCCCGCAAGCACTACTACGTCGGCGACGACGAGCTGGAGAAGCTGTTGGCGAAGGGCGCCGGCTGGCTGACGCGGCACCCGGCGAAGGACGAGATCGCCCGCCGCTACCTCGGCAACCGCCCGAGTCTGGTCCGCCAGGCGCTCGGGCGCCTCGTGGACGAGGAGGAGGCGGGCGAGGACGAGTCGCCCGAGAAGCAGCAGGCCGAGGAGCGGCTGGAGAAGCCGACGCGGCTGAACGACCAGCGGCTCGGGGCAGTCGTGGCGGCACTGCGCGGCAGCGGGGCGCGGCGCGTCCTCGACCTGGGTTGCGGCGAGGGGAAGCTGCTGCGGGAGCTGCTGAAGGACCGGCAGTTCGAGGAGATTCTCGGGCTCGACGTGTCCGTCCGCAGCCTGGAGATCGCCAGCCGCCGGCTGAAGATGGAGCGGCTGCCCGATGCCCAGGCGAAGCGGCTGAAGCTGCTGCACGGCTCGCTCACGTACCGCGACAAGCGGCTGGAGGGGTTCGACGCCGCGGCCGTGGTGGAGGTGATCGAGCACCTGGACCCGCCGCGACTGCGGGCGTTCGAGCGGGTGCTGTTCGAGTGTGCCCGTCCCGGCACGGTCGTGCTGACGACGCCGAACCGCGAGTTCAACGTCACGTGGGAGGCGCTGCCGGCGGGCCAGTTCCGCCACGCCGACCACCGCTTCGAGTGGACGCGCCGCGAGTTCCAGGACTGGGCCGCCGGCGTGGCGGCGCGGCACGGGTACGCAGTGCGGTTTCTCCCGGTCGGCCCGGAGCACCCGGAGCACGGCCCGCCGACGCAGATGGGGGTCTTTGATCTCGCGCAAAGCCGCTAA